Sequence from the Salvelinus alpinus chromosome 27, SLU_Salpinus.1, whole genome shotgun sequence genome:
TAAGTAGACAACTGATTGATTGACTAATTGCTTGTATCTGATTTTATAATCTATGTTGGATGAAGGTTGAATTTGGATTATAAAGTGCTTCCATTGGTATCAACAAAACAAAGTGACTGGCTATTAATGCTGGGGAGTGTCCTCAGTCCTCAAGAGTAgttaaatgggggggggggattctcaACTTAACCCAAGACTTCCCGTGCACCATAGTTTACAGTGGTGTATGTCACTCACAGGTCTATTTTTGGTGATGGGAGGTTCCCCTGCCTCCCAAATCCAATGTTATGTGAGCTACTGGGAGCTGGTAGGGTTGGGTGCACCCACCTGCTCAAATGGCTGCACAACGCTGCAGTGGGGCCCCTCTCCTTTTCTGTCTCTCCAAGCCTCTGAGGCAGCTAGCAGCCGCACTGTGCATTCAGCAACTGAGTATTCTTCAAGATGTGCAACTTAGCGTTCAGCAGATGCCAGCCCACTGCACTACATGCACATCTAGGAGAATAGTCAACCCCTGTTCATTGACTACTGTCTATGTGGCGTTTCCACCATTTTGAGGCTTCTATGGTTCATGACTTGGGACTCAAAACAGTCTGATGTTTCTCCCTTGGTCCATTATTGTTCAATGAACCTTGGTAATGAGATGCTTATATGATCTTTGAGGGAACCATTGCAGTAGTAGGACTAGAGATATTTAGTGAGATACTGTAAATGTCAGTGTTGGAAGAGTCTGCAACCATCAGAAGTTATTGAGCTGTCATGGTGATAAGAAACGGACTGGCAGTTCGGaaaaatgccagatgggctggtccatctttAGCCTATTGGGACAGTCTAAATAAAATGATTTATTTGGCTAATAATGGGGGCCCCGAGAAGGAAAAAAAGGGATGGTCCATGTCAGAAATGCCCAGGCCGATTTCTGGTCCCAATGGTTCCCTGATGGAGGTTAACGGTGTGGCCTCCCTCTGTCCGATCTACtggcccatagggctttggtcaaaagtagtgcactatatagggaatagggttccatttgggacatataATGTGATGTAATGGTGATTGACTTTGCATCTTCCCagtggcctccctccctccctcaggctGATGTAATGGACATCAGGGTGATGATGATGGAGAGGAACAGGCACAACAGTGAGCAGTCCTGCTGCAGCACCTTCCAGTACCATGACCTGGAGGCCGCCGAGGCACTTGTCAGCATGAGCTCCTGGGGTCAAAGGTCATCAAACGACAAGCCACGCCCCCTGACCCCTACCTCGGACTCCTGCGACTCTCTCCTCCTGCACCCTGAGATCATCGAGTCCCCCAAGGACCCGATCGCACTCTCATCGCTGGTATGTGGAATCTCATTATGTAGGCTACTGTGTTTAAAATGTATACTGGAAGATCACGTTTTATGCTAACGTAGCCTAGTAGCCTGAATTCAGAAAAAAACAATTTACCCCTTTTTTTTGTCATATCCAAttgatagttacagtcttgtcccattgctgcaactcccatacggactcgggagaggcgaaggtcgtcctccgaaacacaacctcaCCAAGCCGcagtgcttcttgacacaatgcacgcttaacctgaaagccagccgcaccattgtgtcggagaaaacaccgtacacctggcgaccatgtcagcgtgcatgcgcccgacctgccacaggagtcgctagagcgcgatgggacaaggtcaTCCCGGctggtcaaaccctcccctaacccggacaacgctgggccaattgtgcatcgcctcatgggtctccagaccgctgcgccactcgggaggcccccaaaACTAATTTGAATCAATCAAAACTACAAtaagctttttttattttattaaattggTTTGTTTCACATTTGACAGTTTACATGTTTAATTCctgtttctctttctttttcccaGTGCATGACCCCCCCTCACAGCCCCAGCTTTACCGAGACCGCAACAGCTGTCCTCACCACCTCATTGGCCAGCTCAGGCCCCAGACCAGTCTTAACCCGGCCTAGACTCTGTGCAGGTCTTCCCTGCGAAAATGCCCTTCTCCTGGACCAACGACCTGGTACGGTCCCCATCTTCAAGAGCTCTGGAGCTCCAGAGCTGCCCAGCAGAGCCATGGTGACCAGCGTCATCCGGCACACTGCTGACAGGGCCCTCACACAGCCCAGCAACAACATTCCACCTCAGTCCCTCGTAGGGCAGCACACAGACACCAACTCCAACAGAAACCCTACTGCAACCCTTCTGGCTGAGGCCGTTCCTATGCAGACTGAACCACAGAGCTGCAGCACTGGTCTGTGTGTTAAGGTAGAGAAGGATCAAGGCAGTCCATCCTTACCTGACAGCAGCACAGGCCCCTCTACTACTCCCACCCAAAGGTCCCCATCCCAGCCCACCGCCACCTCCCGGTCCACCGCTACCTCCCGGTCCTCACCCCCCATTCCCAGCTCCCAGGTCCTCTGCCAGGTGTTTCCAGTCAACGGGCGGACAGGGATGATCTCTGCATTCGTCCAGGCAGGCCCAGTCCAGATGACCCAGGGGGGGGGAAAGCCCATACTACCCCAGTCACCCTCCTTCCCCCAGTCGCTGCAGCTGGTGGGCTCCTCAGTGACTCAGGGGACGGTGATGTTTGTGGTTCCCCAGCCCCCCGTGTCCCAGGCTCCGTTGTGCGCACAGACTGTAATGACCCTGGGTAACACAAAGCTCCTGCCCCTGGCCCCAGCTCCAGTTTACATGCCCTCAGGGCAGAGCAGCAATGCCACACAAGCAGACTTCTCTCGCAGACGGAACTACGTCTGCAACTTCCCCAGCTGTAAGAAGACCTACTTCAAAAGTTCCCACCTCAAGGCTCATCTCAGAACTCACACTGGTAGATACCCACTCAATACGACACTAATGAGTATTCTACCCAATAGCAATTAGATGAATGATCATGTTGAATATGTAGTGTGTTATCTTCCACTGATGTACTTATGCTTTCCATTTCTACCCTCCTGACCAGGTGAGAAACCATTCAGCTGCCACTGGGAGGGCTGCGACAAGAAGTTTGCCCGCTCCGACGAGCTCTCCCGCCACAGGCGAACACACACCGGTGAAAAGAAGTTTGTGTGTAACGTGTGCGATCGGCGCTTCATGCGCAGCGACCACTTGACCAAGCATGCTCGCCGACACATGACCTCCAAGAGGACCTCCACTTGGCCGGCTGAAGTCCGCGACCTCCACAAGATGACGGTATCTAAGGGCCCATCGAGTGGCTCCAAACTTCCTCTCAGTGTGCTGGTCCCTTCCCTCAATTAGCTGGGGCTCCCAGGCCGTACGGTCATCTCAGGACAATATCCCACCACCGACCACACAAGACCAAGGAGAAAATGAAACAAAACCATAGGCTGCTACACATTCATGGACAGAAACAAACTGACCTTGCACTGGATTTTTTAATTATGCTTGTTTTGTACTTCCTTGATCTCTATATGTAATTATGTTTACTCATGTaatatgtatacagtatgtaatgtttagcaaaatgtatgcactctttTTGCCAAAGCCTTTGCGTTGTGCTTACAGTATCTGTTACTATTGGTCTCTGTGATTGTAAATATGTATATATGAATATCTATATATATGATTGTTATGTGTATTCCAATCTGCATGTATTGACAAGACGTCAATATATGTTATTGATATTTTTAAACATGTCAGTGGACAGTATTCCTCACTGTGATACTACCTACTTTCTTGCTTTGCATATTATTTAATAAACATTTGTTTTAAAAAGTGCTGTTTTTGATAGCTTGATCGTTTTGTTTTAGTTTTATTACAGATACAGTATAACCAGTATAAATACCTCATATTATTTcttaataaaatactaaatacttTATAAAGCTTCACCATACTAATAATGAGTAATCAATGTATGAATGAATTCTATAGATATGGTCACGCTGAGAAAAGTGCTGTCCCTATGTGTAGTTTTACTAGCTTTCAATGTAGGCAATGGTCATTATGAGTCCCATTGTTTTTTTCATAATAAAATACATGACTAAACTTGGTTGTATGGTCTATATTTTCTCAATAACTTAAGATGAAACACCCAACGCTATTTCTCAATCTCATCCAtagagattagaggtcgaccgattatgatttttcaacgccaataccgattattggaggaccaaaaaaagccgataccgattaatcggacgattttatttatttgtaataatgacaattacaacaatactgaatgaacacttattttaacttaatataatacatcaataaaatcaatttagcctcaaataaataatgaaacctgttcaatttggtttaaataatgcaaaaacaaagtgttggagaagaaagtaaaagtgcaatatgtgccatgtaagaaagctaacgtgtaagttccttgctcagaacatgagaaaatatgaaagctggtggttccttttaacatgagtcttcaatattcccaggtaagaagttttaggttgtagctattataggaattataggactatttctctctataccatttgtatttcatatgcctttgactattggatgttcttataggcactttagtattgccagtgtaacagtagggcttccgtccctctcctcgcccctacctgggctcgaaccaggaacacatcgacaacagccaccctcgaagcagcgttacccatgcagagcaaggggaataactactccaagtctcagagcgagtgacgtttgaaaatGCTAaaagcgcgcaccccgctaactagctagccatttcacatcggttacaccagcctaatctcgggagttgataggcttgaagtcataaacagcgcaatgcttgaagcattgcgaagagctcctggcaaaacgcacgaaagttctgtttgaatgaatgcttacgagcctgctggtgtctaccatcgctcagtcagactgctctatcaaatcatagacttaattataacataataacacacagaaatacgagccttaggtcattaatatggtagaatccgggaactatcatctcgaaaacaaaacatttattctttcagtgaaataaggaaccattccgtattttatctaatatACCATtccattccgtattttatctaatgggtggcatccacaagtctaaatattcctgttacattgcacaaccttcaatgttatgtcataattacgtaaaattctggcaaattagttcgcaatgagccaggcggcccaaactgttgcatataccctgactgtgcgtgcaatgaacgcaagagaagtgtcacaatttcacctggttaatattgcctgctaacctggatttcttttagctaaatatgcaggtttaaaaatatatacttctgtgtattgattttaagaaaggcattgatgtttatggttaggtacagtcgtgcaacgattgtgcttttttcgcaaatgcgcttttgttaaatcatcccccgtttggcgaagttggctgtctttgttaggaagaaatagtcttcacacagttcgcaacgagccaggcggcccaaactgctgcatataccctgactctgttgcaagagaagtgacacaatttccctagttaaaagaaattcatgttagcaggcaatattaactaaatatgcaggtttaaaaatatgtattttaagaaaggcattgatgtttatggttaggtacacgttggaacaacgacagtcctttttcgcgaatgcgcaccgcatcgattatatgcaacgcaggacacgttagataaactagtaatatcatcaaccatgtgtagttaactagtgattatgattgattgattgattgttttttataagatacgtttaatgctagctagcaacttaccttggcttcttactgcattcgcataacaggcaggctcctcgtggagtgcaatgtaaggcaggtgtttagagcattggactagttaaccgtaaggttgcaagattgaatccccgattGTTattaaaacttgaaatcggccctaattaatcggccattccgattaatcggtcgacctctaatatagatcctattaaattattgTAATTCCTAATTCTAAGATCTCAGCAGTGTTGACAACAATATTAGTGTTGTTTCACAATAGCACTAGATCCCCTTTGATTTCGAATACCCATCTCTCCACTCCACCCAGTAACAACGTTCCACTAATTAAATTGCAGTATTTTACAGTGCTAAGAGGGGCGCGACCAATTGGAGACGACCGTTCAGCTGAAATGATCAGAGGATTTTAACTGGCTAACACGGTACCCGCCCATTTCTTTTACAGATCGACAGTCCATGTAAGCGCTCCACTAAAATATAGGACAACAACGCCACTCAGTGAAAATAAAATTAAGTACAATTTCTGTGAGTAAAGAAATGCTTTTTTCAGCTTTCCAGTTCGTAAgtttatagacacacacacaccatcatatcACACCTAAACGTAGCACTTTTTGTCAAGCTTTTGCAATATAATTCTAAATATATGACTATTTCATCCTGTACTTAATAATTTTTTTCTAATGGCAAAGTGACATAATGACCAAAAAGCTTAATCATATTTACCTACTTTGAGTATGTTTGattaataaaataacaaataatgtGTAACCGTATGAATTATATATTGAATGAATTAGACAAGTTGGTTAGATGACTTGCAAAATAACAATTGTAAATACCACATCACCCACGCTGACCAGATGCGTCTGTGGGAGGACAAGGTAGCATTCACACGTTCCCATTTGTTCATTCAGGATGGTTGACCCACAGCCTTCTGCATATGAGGTGACTGAGGTTAGGCTaacggcagatagcctagcggttaagcgcgttgggccagtaactgaaagatcactggttcaaatcccccgGAAATAAATATACTGTTATACccatgagcaaggcagttaacccacagcaACTGCGCTAATGACATGgccgtcgattaaggcagccccctgcacctctctgattcagtggAGTTGGGTTGAATGTATTCAGTTGCGCAATTTATATATTACAATGGTTTTGTTTTAATTGAATATCGCAAGCATCCGCATTGGGAAGTTTGTCACACAGCCAAACATTTCTAATATTCCGTATAACAGTACCCATTATGTTCGGAGGAAATGGTTAATCCGTATATGGAAGACAATCTAGATATGTATAGTAAAGAGTAGCACTGGTAAGACAAATAACTACTCGTTGTCCTACTTTTCAGTGCAACCTTATCTCCCAACCAATCGAATGAGCTGTTTCATTTCAACAGGATCTTCATGGGCCAACTTCATTGTTTTGACCGTCTTTTGTCTCCTTTTGACTTTGTGCCCAGCAGCACGTATCAAAACAGTGGATTGTCATCACAAATTTGATTggccaaaataaaaaaaataccaaCATGACTTGAATCACACCAGAATAAATGTAAAACTACTGTTTCATCCAGGTAGCATTATTTATTTCCAAATGGTATCATGCTCCTCTGCAACTACATTAAACAGATTTAGCTAAAATGAAAGTAAGATTACGGTCAAGCCAATCCATACTAAATGGGTGatagacatccacaaatgaatacataacatacgaaatgctctgagaccaggttggctaAATTGGTCTTTCTGCTTAAATATCAGGAAAATAGTAACTTGGGTATGAAAGTTGGGCTTTGTCTGTGTATAATGTAAACAAATATAGATATCTTGAGCCATTTAAACGTTTAGCTACATTGTATTCGTTGAGTAGGGTTAGCGAAACAAGCTAGCTGGCCACATCAACAGAATGGATTGCACCCGTAATAGCGGATAAACACAATTTGTTTGCAGGCCTTTTCTATAATGGCAACTTAACCACAGTTTCAAGCAAGTTATAAAATCCCTTTGACTGCAGTTACATTTTATACTGCTTGTTAGTCAAATAAATCCGTCGAATCTTGTTAACATTAGCTATTCATCCAGCTTGTTATAGTAGCTAAACTTGCTTAACAACGTTGCATTTTTCTACTAATTTCGAACTTTATATATGACattatattttgtattttcaaCGTTTTAAACCGTAGTTACAAAGTGTGCTAGCTCTATTGTTTCACATTCGCGCGCCTTTTCTTGACATTGTGTAACTCCTTCCTTTCACGGTTTTATAACCATCAAAAAAGCTTCGAATTTTCCCGCAATCGTTGAAGTGACGCGTGAGAGAATTGCAATCTGATTGGCTCCGCCATACCGGAAATGAAAATACCGACCatcaactttgtttctattggcTGCTTCGATTCGACCGCCAGAATTTCAATAAATAGGGAACTCCAAACGTTGTAATTCAGTTGCGGCATTGATCTGTCAGGGAAACTCCATGAGCTTGTTGTACTGCATATGTTCGTGAATACATTTGATTTCTTTTTCCCCCTGTGCAATTTTACCTAGATTTAATTTATTCTGTTGTATCACCTATCTGTCATTCAAAATGCTTACAACTCGCTCACCACTCTCTAAGAAGAACACCAATGCAATCACCACTCAAATGGACAACATTTCGCTGGTTGACAAAGAAAACACGGTACGTTTGAACTTCGGACATAACGTTAACTTTGTATTTTAAGCAGTTTGTCAGTGAGTGTGACCTCAACTGGTTAGTTAACGTTCTGGCAAGTCTAATGGTCACGTCTGTCTAGCACATTATTTAATTGAATCTAAAGGAAGCACGGTTTTAGTTAACTAATTAATGTGTCACGGAATCTCCTTTTTAAATGTTTCCTCATGCAGCCTCCTAGCCTGAACAATACCCGGATTCTGGCCTCAAGAACCGCGCGCAAAATCTTTGCTGATGATTCTGAGGTGAGTGAACAAGACTTGCTAAAAGTGCTCAAACAGTTTATGAAAAGTGACAATTTTACAGGGTCATGAGTTATGTAATTAGCCTGGTAATTCGCTAGAATTTGATCTTGAGGTGGTCATTTGGCGCCAAGTGTTTCTCATCCTAGCTAGCTGACGTTAAGCTGGTGAGCCATCAAGTCATGATTACAGTATGCGCCTAACTATCTAAACTTAAGCAAGGCAAGCAATGTTTTAAATAGCTCCGCATTTGCATGACTAGTTACACAAGTTGGCTGTTCGCTGTTTCATAAGGCTAGCTAGTAGCCTTCCACTCAATCCATGTTACGACAGCCTTTGTCTTGACGGTGTGTGACAAGATGGCGGAGTGAGTGGTCGCATTAAACTGAGCTCCTGAACTTTAAATTGAATTCAAGCCCTAATTTGAGTTTGACGACGAACAGTTAAAAGTACTATTTTTGTAGTCtttgaaacattttttttttgtctggTGGTTTACCTAACATCACTTTTCCACTTAACGTTATACTTCAAGCAAGTTCAGCCAAGGCTAGCTAGTAACATTAGCCGAGGTGAAAATTTGACGAACAAGCTATTCGGCTGAATGCCTTTGAGAGGATTCCTAAAAAATACCCTCGATTGCAAACGTTTCCAAAACTACAGAGTTTAATGCAGCAGGCATTAAATGATATTACCACTGATGTGAACCTGTTGAAAAATACATT
This genomic interval carries:
- the LOC139556132 gene encoding Krueppel-like factor 11 yields the protein MLTFTPPLISEQPCRWPPSLPQADVMDIRVMMMERNRHNSEQSCCSTFQYHDLEAAEALVSMSSWGQRSSNDKPRPLTPTSDSCDSLLLHPEIIESPKDPIALSSLCMTPPHSPSFTETATAVLTTSLASSGPRPVLTRPRLCAGLPCENALLLDQRPGTVPIFKSSGAPELPSRAMVTSVIRHTADRALTQPSNNIPPQSLVGQHTDTNSNRNPTATLLAEAVPMQTEPQSCSTGLCVKVEKDQGSPSLPDSSTGPSTTPTQRSPSQPTATSRSTATSRSSPPIPSSQVLCQVFPVNGRTGMISAFVQAGPVQMTQGGGKPILPQSPSFPQSLQLVGSSVTQGTVMFVVPQPPVSQAPLCAQTVMTLGNTKLLPLAPAPVYMPSGQSSNATQADFSRRRNYVCNFPSCKKTYFKSSHLKAHLRTHTGEKPFSCHWEGCDKKFARSDELSRHRRTHTGEKKFVCNVCDRRFMRSDHLTKHARRHMTSKRTSTWPAEVRDLHKMTVSKGPSSGSKLPLSVLVPSLN